The following is a genomic window from Episyrphus balteatus chromosome 1, idEpiBalt1.1, whole genome shotgun sequence.
tCCGAATGATccaaaattaacttatttcactttttagtCAGTGTAGTGGAAATTaagagggtcactgtggtgtatgtgtaacttttttttatagattaatCTTAATGCAAATTATTCTATATTATTACTGAGACGAGTTCATCATTCTGTTACCTTTCAAATGGTATAATTTCTTATGCGAAGGTTCGCAACTGAAAGCACTGATAAAACACTGAAATGACATGTTCCAAATTTAActccaattaaaaaatttaagacaaCATTTTGCTCACAAGATTTTATTACTGACTACTAAGTTTTTAGAATTCAATCAATTAACAGATTAAAACAATGAATTCTAAGAATAACacattaaacaaattatttaaatgaagTTTACTTTCTCCATTGATAAGTAAATAACTAATAAAATTGGCGCTGTTAGATGATTTTTTCTAAACCTTTTAACTACCATCTTACGCTTTTATGcactaaaaaatattcaaatcatCATTTTCCACATATATGACATAAAGAAATTTTACCTCGCTCTAAATTAAGGCGCTTAAATATCTGACTAAAATGGAATTCCAAACTACAACATGAAACCTCCATAACCATAACTTCTCGTCCAATATCTCCAAATTTATACAaacattaaaatctattaacataataaaacaatttaaattgtcAAATAGATTTCATATTAAATGCACAAAAGGTTGCTTTCAAGAAATTCAAACATGCAATGTTAACACAGATAAGACTGAGAAGCTTGAGCTTTCCCCTCTCAAGCCTCATCGATATCAACCATCGATTCGCAATGATATCCATTAAGATAAGCTTAAAAAAGATAATATGAAAATATcagtttttcttcaaatgaaaTTCTAGACTTGTAAAATCTTCTCACATTACAAAGaagttttaaaaagaaatttccattttttcaaGAAGAATTGCTTTCAAAGACTCTCAAGACTCAATACAGAAGTGTTTTAAGTGCTGAAAGAATAATACTTGAATGGATTTCAAGTCTCAAAAGTTTTGCATAATAATCAACTGATTAATTGTATTCTTttcattatttcaaattatcttATTCAAAAAGATCAAGATCTTCTCTTTCAAGCCTACACTCTATCTTAACAAACAATAGAAGCTTTTAAAAGAGTCAAACTCAGtgtcttaaatgaatttttcatgaCACTCTTGTCAAAGAATTTGGATTTGGTGAAAATGGGTCGAGCAAAAGAATGCCAGCTCTCATCCCGGCAACGTTTTATTTCTTTATCAATTGATCCGTCATCAATGGATTTTGGAATgtcaaaacacatttttcaaaatttaataacgATGACGGTGACAAaagtgaacaataaaaaaatatcgttgcaGTAATAATGTTGTTTGAATTCGAATTAAATTCACGCCCACCTGTGGCGTTTTTATCCATAGATAGACAACGATGGACACCATAACAGCGGCGGCGCAACGGCAACAACCAACATGGTTCTATAATTTCAGGCCTTTGTATAACTGCACCAATCATAATTCAATGATCGATGGTATTGAGATGTCAAGGTGGGGTTGAGAGGCAAGCAAAGCTTATAGCCTATCGATGGATTGGATCTCCAGCTGTTGCTGCTGTTGAATCTCGAATAAGTGTTGTACACCTGTTCCATGCGATCGATCGGCGGCGATCGGACAGGCAAGACATACCAAAAGTGTTAGTTTTATTGgtagaattaatttattttaagcttGTGGGACGCCCTATTGCTAGTAATTTGAGGTCGCATATTATGAGTTTATGAATATTTTGttcgacaaaaaaaatcttttttatgatGTTTATCTTTTTGGATACTGCGGTGAAttgataatttaataaaattgtttgaattatttGTGTATTTATATAGAGGGGTATAACAATTTAGCGGTAGCACTGTGGgcgttgttttgtttttgttgttgacgGTTGTAAAAATGTACACAGAGGAAGTTGGACAATAGAAAAATCATTATTGCTAATTATAGAGTTAACTTACTTTCAATAAATCAAATTCGTTATGGGTTTAAAGCGACTGTTGTCAAACTGTGTGTCTTGTCATTGTCAAGGGATTTCTTATAGAAATGTGGGTATTTATAATCAAAGGATTTATATGGAAAACAATAAATTACATGAATCCCATGTTTAAACTTCAAGCTTAATAAACAGCATAGTAAATAGAATAGGGCCTAAGACACTTCCTTGGGGCATACCAATTTATTATggtaaaaaaactattttcatataaagaagtgtatacaaaattaattatattatttaaaacaatattaacatagaatttattctaaaaaataattttgtttaaaacttcgttcttgttgattctcatgacaTAGTGTCACCCTTTTTACATCAAATGCAATGTTGTAAAATCTTGTAGTTAATTCGCACAGTAGTTTGATTTTCAAGATTTCTAGCTCAGATTAAttacatttatataaaattaattaaagaattctgtatcgaaataaatttaaaggaCTTTTCTTAAACTTATCGTTGTAATATGCATGTATCAAATTCTTACAACGAAAATATCTTTTCGGTTTCCCCCCTTCTGCagatttctttttatatatattcaTCGTATTTTACTTCAACTTTAAATGCATAAACTTctatgaatagaaaaaaagaaaaaaaaaaaacaaaaatgctcaGTCTGAATAAAATCTCAATTTCCATcaacatttcaaaatttaacaaaagaattttCCAACCGTTTATCACGTAAAACTTCACTCAAAATCATTTTCCAACTTCAtttcaagtttttatatttttttttctctctttcttcATTCATCAATCCGTGCACATCCATCCAACCAACCATTCATACATCCATCATGTAACATTTAAACTACGACGTCGTCGTAGATAAAGAAATCAATCCCTTcaggttacttttttttttataaatgtctATGTTAGACACATTAACATACATATTATAGAACTTTAGGGGTTTGAACTCTACGCACCCTtttatatttgataaaaaataaaaaacaagcaaaaaaatatttacataagtCCTATGCATTCCAGTTCATCCAGACATAAAACACGGAATTAGGTGAGTAAAAAAGCGAAATGAAACTGCAGTCAAAGGGATGTGTGTTATATTTTACATCCCTTTCTCGAAAAACagttagaaaaaaagaaaaggtgcgaggtttttcttttttttataatcctaaCGCAAAACAGGATTCTTAAGGACATACATATAAGGGGGTCAATGTTTGCGATCTTGTTAACATCAATAAAGATTTCTTTATAAAGTTATTTTCCGTAGGTAAATTTTTCGAATTGAGTTCCAACAACTTCTCCCTTTTTTAATCCTTTCATTCcttcttaatattatttaaagtcACCTACCATATTTATATTCTAAGTCCGCACCTGACTTAACATGAATGGTGTCTGAAGAACTTACAATCTACGTCCTTAGGGGAGCAATGTGTGCCCTCAAAgcaattgaaataaatatgaGCGTATGAAGCATTGAAATTTACTCAGGTGTAATGTTTTGAGCGTTCCCATCGAATTTCATTTAGATGCAATTTATCTCAGTTAACTTTCTGAGAACAACTCATATAAACGCCCAAGAAGGTGTATTAAgatgttttcataaaaaagtttaagaaaaaaaaaaccttcattcACATTAAATCCTcaatctaaaaataataaagcgAAAACGAAGCCAAGTGCTGCACGAATACCCAAGCCAAGACCTTATATTCGACCAATGGTCATTTATAATGGGATCTCACTTTATTTAGCACACCACAGGAGGCAATTGCCCAAGCGCACTCGTATTAATATCATAATCACAATTGACTTTATATGTCATGCTATTTGGCGCTATTGATGCTGTAATATGCActtcatgtttttttctttccttacaCAATGGGGCAAAttgtgtttttcttaaaaaaaaaaaaaaaataaactgaaaaaattAATGTCTGTAATAATTTGAGATCCAGAGGAAAGCTTCTAGCACCATCTAgctaaatatcttaaaaaaaaaaaaatcaggcatttttaaaactcatttaaagAGACTTTTCGTCCTTCggttagaaaaaaaactgtAGAATTTACTTTTAACTTAGATTAACATTAAGAAAGTTTCCTTTATTTAAATGCCAATCTTTATACAATAATACAATACAGCCTGCCCCACTGTGCAAAGAAATAAATGAACCTGTAAAATTGAAGGCAAAGACGgatgaaacaaaaaacgaaacaaaaatataaaatcgcTTATTCGTGATCGGGTATCCGTCCGTAATTCCATAGGTCTGTGTATAATCCCACAGCGatgtaattcattttttttaatatcattcCTTTTTGCTGCGTGCTGCCTTCGTTGTGCCTCATTTAAGGCGTAAATACCTTTTTGCTGatagattttattatatttattatgttcgttttgatatttcaaaattttatggtAACACATAAATGATTTTAACGTCTGTGGTTATCTAGAAGAGTTGATGTGTTATTTTTCGATGGAATCTCACGCACGAATAAAATTCGAAGTGGTATAAGGAATACCTAGTATGTTGTAGGTACCACTGGTAAGAGTTTCATGTTTCTTTGtattaaaaagctttaaatttatGAACCGAAATATTATGGTTGAGTTtattaggaaaaatttaatAGTTACTATGAAGTCGGTTTAAggagtttgataaaaaaaaattgatataacgGCGAGTGACACGCTTTTAAAATACTGGTAAATTTATTGTGTGCATTGTTATTTCAACATTAAAACTTTAATTATTTCATGTTAATTATACAAGGtattaaaatcttaagttttgaTGTGATCTCAAATGAATTTTAAGttgaaattcaatttgattGATATCATGATTCAAGGtaatagaagaaaaagaagattgatttttttgctttttttgatgaaaattgattgggttcaaaatattagctttttttagaTGTCGTGCAAACAtggttgatatgaatattttgagctgaaacaataggctttcagatggtatacaaatttgtataaaaaatggatttaatggtgttaagaaaaaaagtttatttttttcacttttttaatgaaaaatgattgttttcaataaattatttttataccttttacgcattgtaaaaatgacgttatcacgtaataTCTTCTTCCGTAAaacggctttacagacaaccacttttttagTAAGAAGTTGATGACAAGCCATTTCTTTTACAAGTGAATTCATTAACTCATTAATTTGGATACAGCGATGTTTTTCTGTAATGAAAGGTTGTGTGATCACAAAAGCTGAGCTTCTTTGTCGTTAGATCTGCTCAGATCTACAAAATAGAAATTGCaaggaaaaagtaaaatatagaTTGTGACTATGAAACACTATTCCAACCAGTATTCACCCAGTCTGTACCACCGGTTTGGGCTCATTTTTCTATAAGTGgcaaaatttaaattccaaaactctgtgttttaaaattctgtaaacttaaaattctgtattttgcAGTCGAAAAATATAATACTTTACGTTACCTTGCCCATAAGCATGATTTTTTGTCTGCTCTCTTTAATTTCATCAGACTCCTCCGGCATATTGAAATAAGCATCACATTGACTGACAAGCTACAAGCacgcacattttttttctttcatatttccCAAGTCCCaactttccaaacaaaattataacaatATGAATTCCATTTGTGTGTTTGTGCATGTGTTCAAGTTGGTATGAAAAGTTTAtctaatttaaaacaaattcctTGTTTGCAGAATGCATCCTGAGTATTGATTTATGTCTGTGAAtgcaaaaaccaaaccaaaaaaaatatgactagCAGTAGATGGATATTTTTGCTTGCCGCTACCGTATGGCATAAGCCAACCATaagtttgaaaatattcaaGTGTAGTGAGCGAAAAACACACAGAGGAATGCCTGCCAAAAACTTAAGAAGGCAAGTTGAAAACTCTTCACAAGCAACCACAACACCAGCCACTTGAGGAATTTTCAACATCCCCGCATGATGATGGTACAAAAGGTATCTATATGCATTAGAAAAGAATCCCACTTGGCGGCGGCGCGACaggcgcactgttgtccaaaatgacttatctcgttgcaaaaatcataacttttgaacggattgaggtagcggtacagttttttttttaatttgaaggaaatttccagggctgttacaccaatgaatttcaagaaaattgttttacagggtgtttaggaatcatcggccgaaaaccgattttcttaaaaaaaaaaatatttaaattaaaattggtatgccattttgtagaaatcactaattcacatctaaaaaaagttcagattacacttttccatgatattacgattatagagaatgccaaaaaagttggtcccggaagtccgtctgtctgtctgtctgtataaggatctacatcctaaacggatggaccgattgacttcaaatttggtatgtagcattttttggagaccctccagaggtgtttttggaattaatttttttgggccaaaaataacggtacttgtcatacaccaatttcagtaaagctgtaattgctcaaaaacggctccaacgattttgtttaaaaaattcaaatataagtttgaaaacaaggtctatcttctaatgaaaaaaatttttttggaaaatcattattaacggtacctgccatagaacggttttttttaaatccgatattctccgaaacggcttattcgatttcaacgaaactttttttgaagaagcacttatataactcaaatataagccaaaaataaaatttcaaaaaaaataatttttggatttttaaaaaaattttgaaatttttttttgaaaaataaaattttcgaaaacgggacattgtatttttttgaaattttgtttttagatgtggattagtgatttctacaaaatggcataccaattttaatttaaacattttttttaaagaaaatctgttccttctgccttcattttttttcaaagtacaaaatctcggcagtgcgcaagcatgcgcagctaaatatttttattttgaatcaacaattgattggtacacataccctattcggcttaatgcatggaaccgaatggattttttacggtacctgccataaaacagttttttttcaaatccgatattctccaaaacggcttattcgatttcaacgaaactttttgtgaagaagcacttatataactcaaatataagccaaaaataaaatttcaaaaaaaataatttttggatttttaaaaaaattttgaaatttttttttgaaaaataaaattttcgaaaacgggacattgtatttttttgaaattttgtttttaaatgtggattagtgatttctacaaaatggcataccaattttaatttaaactttttttttaaagaaaatctgtttttggccgatgattccgaaacaccctgtgaaataattttattgaaattcattcatataacagccctagaaatgtccttcaaataaaaaaaaaaattgtaccgctaactcaatccgttcaaaagttatgatttttgcaacgagataagtcattttggacaaccgtgagGCGTTCGGCAAAGATAAGatgaaaaaaagagagaaacgCAGACAACATGTCGAGTAGAAACAGTTATTCTTAGaatttttggcaaaattttgctttttgagTGTTTGTAACGTAGAAAACGGCGTAAGCGACTTTGTTGTTTTTCTGACACAAAATAGCATACGGTAAGAAACAAATcaagttttccaaaaaagataCGAAGAGAGGAAAATTCATATGAAACCTCTCTGCCACACACACCTAGTTACATACGTCGAAACAAGCCAAAACAAAAGTATCAGCTATCACTTTTCAAACAAGTCGAAAGGAAATCCAAGGGAAAGAGTTCACTCTCTTATTGTACACAAAATGAATGCCTCCTCTTTAAGTTCAAGGATGTCGTTCATTAAAATTTGATACTTTGCCTTGTGGAGAGAGAGTGAGAGATTTAGGGGGCTtatacaatttatatttaaacgtTGTGTTTGGCTCCTTCCAAAAAGGGTTTTATTTCGAAAAGTAGAAGAAGTAAAGACTTTTTGGGGTTTTTGGGGTCATTTTTCAAGAGTCTTCTTCTTGTGTCTATAAGTTTGTTCTTCGTCGCTTGTGTGTTGGTTTTCTTCTGGGAACTGTTAATgagaataattattattattagaagGACAAGCTAAAAGGGGTTAAAGAGAGAAAACACTCATCCGCCCCTTACTAcccaattaatttaaattgctAGTCTAGTATTTTGCACTATGGCGGTGGTGGAGCTCTTAAGGCTCCTCTCAAAACAAAGATGTGATAGATCTTTTGTTGTATTTTGGTATCTTTAAATCTAATAAGGCCTATATACTCTTGAGCTAAAGTAACAACAATAAACGgatattttgtgtgttttttttttcttgggtgttgtgttgagttttttgaaaagaagaagGCTTTGATTCTTCGCCTGTTGATGGTTTCGTTTGATAACAAAGAAAAGTTTTTGACTTGAGAAATAAGTTTTAATTAGAAATTTGGTTGCCAATTATAACaggaatttaatattttgatgaCAGAAAATGAGTATTTAAAAGGAAAATTATTTCAGTTGGTATGTTTATgaatgtaatttttgtttaatttaattttgtttttatgcatCAAATACAGAAGAAAGAATTGAGATTTGCTTAAATTGGCATTTTGGTGACACCAAAAGTATGGTGTGTTGAAGAAAGACTTTTCCGATTCGACTGATTGATTCGGAGATATGGactattagttttttttcaaaatatcgaaCTTTAAAGTAATACATTTTACGATAAcgagtttgtttttgttttataaatttaattgtttaaagaaataaaGATCAGAACAAACACAGactaattacttaaaaaaaaaaagtacaaaatcttCGTTCTTTCTGATTCTCATGGATTCGTGTACTTAACGCATTTGACATTTTCataaacaatcaaattaaaTCTTTTATCAACAAACCCAAATCAAATAGTTTGCAGTGATTTTGGGTGCAAATTCAagttcatttttatcaaaaatgtacGAACAACAACAAAGTTAGTCTTTTACAGAAATAACACATTGAATTTATCCAAAAGTACCAAAACAATGTCCCTTATTGTAAATGAATCTTTTTTGGAAGTTAGTAATAACAATTGACTTCGGAGaataaatagacttaaattgaTAATTTGACAGCGATCTTGAATTCAAATTTGTTTGcgtttaaaaaacaaactttccTTTGAATTTAATATAACATTTGAAATGACCACAAGTCTTATCAAATGATGATGAAGCTTTGAATAtaagttaattatttttctaCCAACTGATTGTACGGATAGTCTGGTAGATACATATAATAGTTAAGATTGATTGAGCTGTAAAGCTTTTTTGATATGAATAGGAtccatttcgaaaaaaaaatcaacctttggttcacataatttttgttgattCTTTTTGTTGTCTGGAAATTTAGCtctaaattttcttaaaactagatatttgtgttattttaaaatcttaacGAAATATTCCCAAAacacgatacaaaaaaaaaaaatcaacataaaaGAATATTCTTTAATGCCTGATTTTATTTGAGAAACTGGGATTGCtcatggaaacaaaaaaaatataaaataagactGCTTCATTCTTCTTGTTTATAGTTATTTAGCATAAATTTCCACTGTTGAGTTGATACCACGACTCAATTGTGATTTCAAGTTGATAGTAGAGAACTTGAATCCTGGTCCACCTGACCACAAAGCAGGATTGGCTCCAGTTTTGTTGCTAAAGTGGTCAATTACTCGAATTCCAGAAATAATCTTGTTGTTAATTTGacccttaaataaaaaaaaaatattaatcgaaGATTATTgatggaattttaaaatattcttacATTTTTGGGGAAAACAGAATCATAAGAAATCATCTGTCCATTGCGAGGATATAAGACAACTCTTTCCCTTGATAGTATAGCGCTGTAATTGTTGACATTGCCGTAAGTAGCATTGTACGAATATGTGCCAACAGCAAATAAGGCAaccaaaacaaaagcaacacaGAAGGTCTTCATCttgaaatataagaaatatttttttattaattaagaacttaaatattttttttttttaaaactcactTTGATTTTGTTATTAGAGTTCGAATCGAATATGAATTATTTTTGCTGCAATTATTCACTTTTATACCAACCAAACCAAACTCAATTCTTATCTCTATCAATCATTATGATAACAGTTCTCAAAATCAATTCAttatttttctatggaattttATTAAAGTTATCAGTCGATGAGTTTATTATCTGAACAATTGATCAACATACGCGAGTTTGGCTGAAATTAACTTCAAGAGATTCTTCAATCAAATAATGTGTCTGCCAAttttattgtaacaaaaatgaTATATATGACACGATGGCTTTAATTTAGATTTGACTTGTGTGTTatctaaaaattagtttttaatttattttttgcgaTTGATTAGTTGATAAACCGGAAGTGTATTATGGGAATTACCGCAAATGTAAattacccaatttttttatttaggtattttGTTTCGTGCAATTAGAAATCCATAATAAATTATACTGCATTGATTTATAACAACGAAAATGTCTTTAGCTGGGGTACTTTTTTAACTTCCATCAATAAATATAGTTTTATAAATGAGATCATTGAAGAAtgataatataaattttaaaatttaaatttgttggcttaaaatcaaaaattcagaataacaataaaaaaaatcacacaaaatGCACTTATCTTTGGAATCTATCTCGTGCATTTCGTTGAACGAATGAGTAATGCTTATTTTTCTTAGAATCTTATTATTTTGCTTTGAATACTTATCTTGTATTTAAAACTCCGCATGTTTTTCTGTTCTTGATAAGATTTTGTAAATCTGTCACCTATATTGTTTTACCAATTAATTTTAGTCGCCACACTTGGTAATAcattttcaggttttttttgctgaatcaattttgttgtcatttctagttttgttttgttatataaaaaaatggctGTGAATAGTTCTTAaga
Proteins encoded in this region:
- the LOC129907905 gene encoding uncharacterized protein LOC129907905; protein product: MKTFCVAFVLVALFAVGTYSYNATYGNVNNYSAILSRERVVLYPRNGQMISYDSVFPKNGQINNKIISGIRVIDHFSNKTGANPALWSGGPGFKFSTINLKSQLSRGINSTVEIYAK